The Mustela nigripes isolate SB6536 chromosome 6, MUSNIG.SB6536, whole genome shotgun sequence DNA window TGGTATGCATGTTTGTTGGAAGCTGTGTGCATAATTATCCACTCCTTGGATTGAAATTTCTGGTGTGGAGTATTACATTTAAAACTGTAGAGCTGGGCTTGTCTgcttgctcgcttgctctctcttttttttaaagtaagctccatgcctagtgtggagtCCAAAGCAGTGCTCAAATGAccgtgagatcacaacctgagctgagagcaagtCACTtggccaactgactgagcctacCCAGACACcctagaatttccttcctttttgagactgagtagtattttttttttaattaaatttatttattttcagcataacagtattcattatttttgcaccacacccagtgctccatggaatctgtgccctctataatacccaccacctggtaccccaacctcccacccccccaccacttcattcccctcagattgtttttcagagtccatagtctcgaGACTGAGtagtattttattgtgtgtatGGATTCCATTATTGACTCATCTACTGATAgatgcttgggttgcttccatatattAGCTGTTGTAAGCAATGCTGTTATGCACTAGTGTATAAATGTCTCTTCCAgaccctgttttcaattcttttgcatatatacaCAGAGATAGAATTGatagatcatatagtaattctatttttaatttttttgtggaactgccatactgttttccacatctTGCCTGCTCTTTTAAAATTGAgggcaaaataaaaatcaaaattacaaaatagGTGAAGTAATACATTGTACTAATAACAATCTATCTTGACAAGCCCAACTGAACTatgagtaaatataaataattttaattcctttacttttttccttttttccccctggagaatgggtcattcattcattcatttattcaggcaACCTATATGGAATGTCTACTGTATATGTCTTGAAGTTTGGGGTTTCAgcagtgaaagaaacaaatccctgccctcatgaaaCATACAaactcttggttttcttttctttctttctttttttttttttaagagtttatttattgacagagacacagagagggaacacaagcagcaggagagggagagggagaagcaggcttcccgctgagcagggaacctgatgcagggccagagcctaggaccctgggatcatgacttgagtggaaggcagacacttaaccatctgagacacccaggtgcctcaaactattggttttctaaaaatactttttcctaGAATAGAGTATTACTAGAGATGAAGTGTCAAACAATTTAGCAATTTCTTCAGGTAGAAAAAATTGCTTTTGAGGTACATTTAAGTAATTGTGGTGCTTTTAGCCAATGTAGTAACTTTATGAAGTAATGTCTAAGAGgtgggaatttaaaattttccattgctTTCCCATTAGGAAGGCAACCTGGTTTTAGTATATTTGACTGGGAGTCAAGAGGTCTAGGTTCTAGTCCTGACTTTATCATGTAGTATTTGGTATTCGCTTGGAATTTTGTCCCTCCTCacttttttatataactttttttttttttttttaaatgtaagttctgcacccagcatggagcccagtgcggggcttgaactcaataatcatgagatcaagacctgaactgaggtttaagagtcagatccttaacccactgagccacctgggcactgCTCACCGGGgaggctctctctccttctgttgctcctgctgcttattctctctcattctgtctctgtctaataaataaaacgaaagaaagagagaaggaggaatgaaggatttctttctttctttctttcttttttttttactgttcttaAAGGATTTTGATTACTGTTAGGCTAGTAACTATTTCAGTATCATTTTTTATACTGGTAATATCCAGTATATCCTCttgatttgtgtttcctgatGTGAACTGAATATTTGTCACTTCAAACTTCATTTCTAAAgacaaattcattcttttaattaattaattaatttatttattttgcaattaaatatttattgaacaaatgcagaataaatgaaacaaggggGGCTTTTAACCTGAAGATATAATGAACACCTCCCAATATTTAGAGGGCATCACACGACAACTGAAAGACTTGTTCAGTATTTCTCCAAAAGGCAGAACTTACACCAAAGGATAAACAGAAGCAATCAGTAGGCCGCAGGATAGTTGAACAAAGTGGATCACTTATTGTTATAGCTTCTTTGCCGGTAGAATGCATTCCACCCTAGGTTTCCCTTCTTCTTAAGGGAACATTATTACATTGAATATGTCACCTGAAGGTCTTAAATAGTTGCCTTTTCATGGCAAGCCCTCCACTGTCAGCAATGGATGTACTCCCACTATCAGGAAGAAATCTGCAGTTCACAAACAGGTTTACTGAGGAAATGGTCTTTGGTTCCTCAGCTACGCTTCAGCCTTCCATAGGAGTGATGTGCAGGAGgtgaggagaaaggagagcatCTTCTCTGAAGGGGGGTGCCTCAGAGTCCCCAGCAGCTCAGAGACGGCCTCTGGGGACTGTCCTTCTCAAACCGCAATGAACCGCTGTAATGAGCTATGGGTGCAGAGGGGAGTGTGTGGTGCGCTGGagcagagggacaaacagctgaCAACCACTGACTACACGAAGCAGGAGAGCTGTACTTTGTAAGTCACTAGGAAATATAAACTGCGTAATACTGATGGGCTCCATTCAAACTGTCCAATATTACAAAAGGAGAATTGCTTCAACAACTATTCCGCATAATGTTTaaggacaaaatatatataatatactttatatatgtattttatcacataCTCAGTAAGGAATGCTGAGGTGCTTCATCCGtccaagaaattgaaaataaaaattttacatttctctatCTGTCAGTATACAGGATTCCGAAGGTGAATCTTGAACTCAGAATGATGTATCAGTTTTCGAGGAAAGCCACATAATCGGTCAGTCTGGCTAACTGCTGTTCGTTGGGGATCGGGGGCACTGGGGCAGGCTCTGATAAGGGAATAAACCGGTTAAAAGATGCATCCAGGGCCCCTGCAACTGGCTTTTTGGGCATAACCATTCTTGTGGTGGAGTCGGCTTGCCATCCTTGTTCTAATATACCTTTCACAGCCTCTTCCACAGGGAGCCCGACAAAGGCTGCGAAGTCATCAGCGATGATGGAGGTGTAGGCTTGTGAGACCAGGGCGAAGGCTCTTCTCCTCGTTGCGTCTCTAAGTGCTTCCATGATTGGCTGGACCGTCTCAGACCACTGGTGTGTGTTGATGGTTGTATAGATCCCAGGGAAATCTCTCTGCCAGATTCTTTGTCCTACTGACCAAATTCCCCCAAGTTCAGAATTGGCAGATTTTATAGCAGGTGGTATCCGTTTCCAAAGATATCTTGCATTATTCATGTCATTGTGGAGCAGATACAAAGCTAACAGCTGACCATACACTGGGGGAGTAGCAATTCCTCCAGGAGCCTCGAGCTCCTGGTTCTCGCACTGATCCAGCAACTTTTTGAAGCTAAAGGCACTTTCCGCCATCACCGCCACTGGTATCTTCCCGGCCGgtcccctatttatttattttttaaaagactttatttgtgggggcatctgggtggcacatggttgtctgccttcagctcaggtcatgatcccagtgtcctgggatcaagccctgcatcggactccctgctcggtgggaagcctcctccttctcccattcctgcttgtgttccctctctcgctgtgtctgtctctgtcaaataaataaaatcttaaaaaaaaaaaagactttatttgtggGTGGGGGGTTTGTAGGGAAGTAcgaacaagcagggagaatggcagaagaagagggagaagcaggcaccctgcccagcagggagtctgatgcagggctgaatccccaAACCttgggagcatgacctgaactgaaggcccatgcttaatggactgagctacctaggttcCCCCAAACAAATTCATTATTGTTCcttattattttgcctttatcATCCCTTCATCTCAGTGAATGCCATCCTCTAAATACACTCAGCCTAAGCAAAAAACCCGAGTCATCTGATTTTCTATTGTTTGATCCTTATTTAATCAGTCATCCATATGTTTTTTCTCTACCTCTTATATCTTGAATCTGTCCCTTGTTCTCTAATCTGTCCTtgtttgtatatattcttttctttgtacagaatatctttcatttattgtGATTGGCAAACCTCCTCTATAAAACCTTCAACATCTCTTTTGGCAGAGCAAAATAAATGACTCCTGAGTCTCTGCTCCTAGACCACGTGAGATCAAGTCTCTGTTGTACGTCTGTAGTTCTATAGTTTCATATTTGATAATCTATATAAGAGACTCTATTACGTTTTCTGGGAACATAGCCACAACAAATTTCAAAAGTAAGTCTATGCCTATGGACAAGTTAGTTTGcaagaatgtattttctttcttttccttccttcattccttcatttcttattttctttttctttcattttatttatttattagacagggATAGAATGAGaacaaggggagtggcagagggagaaaggggctccccaatgagcagggaccctgatgcagggctcaatcctaggacctgaggtgaaggcagatgcttaggtgactcagccacccaggcgcccaagattgtattttctaaaaagaaaagtagtgGAATGTATGCTTAAACGATTTTATACAGAAAATgagtctcggggcacctgggtggctcagttaagcatctgacttcggctcaggttatggtcccgggtcctgggatcgaaccccacatcaggctccctgctcagctgaaagcctgcttctccctctcccactccccctgctgtattccttctctccctgtctctccgtgaaataaataaataaaaatcttgggggaaaaaaaaaaaagaaagaaaatgagcctTTTCAACAAACATTGTAAGCATAATAATTCACTCAGTAAGAGAGTATTTACTCTAGATATTGGGAAGGAGGGGCCTAGCAATCTGAGGAGGAAGTGTAGGATTTGAAAAACTCAGTGGTATTTTCCTGGCCACCCAAAGATATTAAAAGACCCAGATGTGCTCTATTTGTGAAAATGCAGTGGCCAAATTTGTATAGGATTTCTGCACCTATTCAGAGACTCAAGTACCTCTTAGTTACTTGTTTCTTCCTACCAGctattttccatctgtatttttttaaagctctttgtgATACAACACAGTATTCATAGAATCTTGATGAGTGAAAATTTTCTGTATAAGTAGAATAAAGATTAACTCTTCTGATTGACAGATACTCAGAAGTCTTACTTTCCTTCTCCCGTATTACTCCCTTTACTGTTAAGACTCTTAGAGCAAATTAAAGCCTAGTTTCAAAtacttttccagttttttactCTTCCTCACTAGATAGTCATTTGTTTAATGGTGGGACAGTTCATTGTTTTAATACTTTTGTTCTCTGTGGCTTACCtaaatcttttttctccttcacccATAATTTCTTTTTGCAACTTGCAGTAGAGCATCATGATAGATAATAATATTACACCACAGGCCTATTTATCTTTCGCATTATCCCTAGAATGTGCTGGAGGCCATGAGGCTGAGGTTAGTTTTTTGATTCCTAATATactacaataaatatttgaacaccGGCTTTTGTGTATTGTTTGAGTATTACTTAGTTTTTGGAGGAACTAAaagttcctgatttttttttgacttggaacggttttttctttattaatagtttaaaaatcattaggcaatctttttttttttaatagtatttttctttagaatGACAAGCATAGGAAATGGATATATATTACcatatgcttttttattttttgagtgatGTTTGCTCTTAATACcttctaattattttatcttaccCTGAATAGTTAGCTTCTAAATTTAGTTTCCATTCCCCCCAAAACCTgcttatattttctgttattttctatgtattctattctttctacttatttcttaagagaaagaaatgtcatCCATATAACTATCTCTTGCCTTGTAGTAAAACTGTAGTAAGAAATCAGGGAAAAGCACAAAACTTGGCATATAGTAAACTTCATTTGaagaaatgagtgaatgaataagtagGGAATAAAGCTGAACTCACATGATAGGAATGTGGCCTTGTTTAATGGTACAGTTTATCCTAGGCTCCTTAGCTAAGAGCTAAGGCACACTGGAAAGGAGTGAACaaaaaaatgtggaggaaaaagTATTCTATATTGCTTAAGTAACTGCCTTATGCCACTATATAGTATGTCCCCATTTCTGAAAGTGCATTGTGATTCTCACATTTTAAgctaatttatttcattgtttaggAGAATTCTGAGGCATCTCTAGAGATAATTGGATATATCTCTAGATCCTTACATAATCATAATTACTGTAGTTACAGATATTAAAGTATTCTTATCAGAGCTTAGGCAGAAAAAGTTATGCTTAGTAGGTCTTTACCCTTAGCAGTGAATTTTACTCAGAATCCTAGGAGACAAATTTTTTGAGAAGACTGTTAATATGGTTTTAGTAGAAACACTTGGAAGAGCTCATTATATTGTTTATAGCAATATTTGATTACCTGGGTTTTCGATTATCTAAACTCctggcattttgtttctttacaaaATTTCCTGGTCAGTTTGCTGATCATTAGCACCTCTACAAGGAGATAAGCACAGAGTGGAAGAgtgtaaattataattttaaaagattttatttgacctTAATTAAAGGTTTGGGGGAGAAGCAAGTTAAAACTGTGGCTAATTATTTACAAATTTCAatgaccaggggcgcctgggtggctgagtccttaagcatctgccttggcctcaggtcatgatcccaaggtcatgggaagcctctcctactctccctgcttgtgttccctctctcgctcgtgctctctctctctgtcaaatcaataaataaaatcttaaaaaaaagcccaACAAATTGCAATGATCAGTCCTCTTACTAGTATAAATTATACCAtagattttaagtttttttggCTACTGTGGCAAATAAATGACGCTTACcttattaaaaattagtttataccatatatatttatttgaaagaaattgtaCATTGATAAAGCTAACAGTAAAGCATTACACATTTTAATActctaggtttctttcttttttttttattttatttatttattttttttttaaaaaggtttttatttatttatttatttatttgatagacagagatgacaagtaggcagagaggcaggcagagagacaggaggaagcagactctccacggagcagagagcccgatgcggggctcgatcccaggaccctgggatcacgacccgagccgaaggcagaggctttaacccactgagccacccaggcacccctctaggtttctttttaaaaattgtggaaaaaccactttttaaaaatttaatttaaagtaatCTCAGCAACCAGCTGGGCATggtttggggcttgaactcataactttgagattgagacctgagctgagatcaagaaccgTCAaataactgactgaaccacccaggtgtccccaaattcatcattttaaagtatacaatacaATGATATTGAGTACATTCATAgtgttgtgcaactatcaccacagCTTGGTTCTAGAACtttatcaccccaaaaggaaacccccATACCTATCAAGCAGTTATTCCATTTTCTCCTCAGTCCAGCCCCTGGCAGCTGGTAGTCTAGCTTTCTGTTcatatggatttacctattctggatatttcatatagatggaatcataaaataatacAGCCTTTTTTATTTGatgtctttcacttagcaaatgtttttcagattcatccatgttgtagaatgtatcagtacttcatttttttttttattgtggtgaaaaATATGTATCATAAAATTCACATCTTACCCATtcttaagtgtacaattcattgGTATTAAATATATTAGGAGTGTTTTGTAATCATCACTGCTATTTCCCCAACTTTTCTATCATTCCAGAAAGACAATGTTTACAGTTAACCAATAACTTCctactccttccttcccccacctcctggtTACCTCTGTTTTAGCTTTagtctatgaatttgcctattctggtaACCTCATTtaagtggagtcatacagtactggtcttttgtgtctgttttttttaatatgtagcATATAGCATAATGTtatgttattcattcatttgtagcATGTATTAGAATTTCGTTTCTTTCTATGGCTGAAGAATATTCTCTATTATGATTATATcacgttttgtttatccattcatctgttcttgAAGCtttttggccattgtgaatagtGGTCTGCTATGTAGATTCCTTCTCTGCCCCCTCTAGCTTTAATGAGGTTAAGTgagaagtaaaaaattatatataatttaggaGAAAAGGATGATTTGgttgatatatatacacacacacacacgtgtgtgtatatagatacacacatgtatatatatagtgaagTGCGTACCACAGTcaaataattaacatatccattacCTCACGTAACATATTCTCACCTCCCTTTTTATTTGGTCCtaaaaacatttaagatttaccCTCTTAGTAGATGGCAAGTATGCAATACAAAATTATTAGCTGTAGCTaccatgctgtatattaaatCTCCATAACTTACTCATCCTGTGTATCTGAGATTTTGTACCCTTTGATTAATGTTTCTCCATGTCCCGCAttacccagcccctggcaactgcctttttactttgtttttatgagtttgactCTCTTAGATTTTGCATATAAGTGAGTTCATGTGATATTTGTCAGTCTGTGTCTGGCTCATtatacttagcataatatcctcccgtttcatccatgttgttgcagatggctgGATTTCCTTATTtcagtgctgtgtgtgtgtaatgaaatattaaatatatcctaatttctttattcattcatctgtcaatggacactttgTTTTTACCCATACATATATTGGGAGTAATGCGTCAAATGAACATGGAGTGCAGACATCTTTTTGAGATCCtggtatcttttcattttcttggctatacccagaagtggaattgctggatcatccTCGTCAGCTCATGTTAACTTTGTCTTCTTGATAATAGCAGTTCTAACAGGGGTGAGGTAATATCTCCTGGTTTTGATTGgcttttccctgatgactagtgatgttgagtacctttcCATatacctattggccatttgtgtgttttctctggagatatgtctgttcaaatcctttgcctattttttagttggattatttgttttttttttgcttttgagttgttTGAgctatttgtgtattttgaatattagccccttatcagatgtatggtttgcaaatattttctcttttcataggTTGTGTCTTCACTCagctgattgttttctttgctgtgtagaaactttttagtttaatgtaatcctaccatctttttgtttttcttaccttttggggtcctattgaaaaaaatcatttcctagGCCAATGTCAAGAAGCTTTCCCCCCGTTTTCCctcctgttttattatttatt harbors:
- the LOC132020838 gene encoding COP9 signalosome complex subunit 8-like — its product is MNNARYLWKRIPPAIKSANSELGGIWSVGQRIWQRDFPGIYTTINTHQWSETVQPIMEALRDATRRRAFALVSQAYTSIIADDFAAFVGLPVEEAVKGILEQGWQADSTTRMVMPKKPVAGALDASFNRFIPLSEPAPVPPIPNEQQLARLTDYVAFLEN